Proteins from one Listeria weihenstephanensis genomic window:
- a CDS encoding glucosamine-6-phosphate deaminase, whose protein sequence is MNIIIKDTKAEASKEAFQIIEKAIKSGEAKTLGLATGSTPTDLYKEFVNSDVDTSELVSVNLDEYVGLAADDPNSYNYYMNDVLFSKKKFKESYLPDGLATDAEAECARYEQVLADHPIDIQVLGIGTNAHIGFNEPGTPFETPTHKVLLTESTRESNKIYFDREEDVPTHAYSMGIKSIMGAKKIILLAFGANKAQAIKDTVEGKVDVSIPASVLQNHPDVTIVVDKDAASLL, encoded by the coding sequence ATGAACATTATTATTAAAGATACAAAAGCAGAAGCATCAAAAGAAGCTTTCCAAATCATTGAGAAAGCCATTAAATCAGGTGAAGCTAAAACACTTGGCTTAGCAACAGGAAGTACACCGACGGATCTATATAAAGAGTTTGTGAATAGTGATGTGGATACATCGGAACTTGTCTCTGTAAACTTAGATGAGTACGTGGGGTTAGCAGCAGACGATCCAAATAGCTACAACTACTATATGAACGATGTCCTTTTTTCGAAAAAGAAATTTAAAGAGAGCTATTTGCCAGACGGTTTAGCGACAGATGCTGAGGCGGAATGCGCACGTTACGAACAAGTTCTAGCGGATCACCCTATTGATATTCAAGTACTTGGAATTGGTACAAACGCGCATATCGGTTTTAACGAACCAGGCACACCGTTTGAAACACCAACGCATAAAGTATTGTTGACAGAATCTACACGTGAGTCGAATAAAATTTATTTTGACCGTGAAGAAGACGTACCAACACATGCGTATTCGATGGGAATTAAATCAATTATGGGCGCTAAAAAAATCATTTTACTAGCATTTGGTGCGAATAAAGCACAAGCAATCAAAGATACAGTGGAAGGCAAAGTGGACGTTAGCATTCCAGCTTCTGTTTTACAAAACCACCCTGATGTAACGATTGTTGTCGATAAAGACGCAGCATCTCTTTTATAA
- a CDS encoding copper resistance CopC/CopD family protein has protein sequence MKKWSLWGISLFAVVLFLFTSPTAVEAHAYLQSSNPADQSELAKSPDKVVLTFTEMIQNEYPSIIVRDSEGKRVEDGKAYINKENDHVVEVGLASSLPADIYSAEWRVVSADGHPVSGVISFKIGNVDKNFTASAVGKSDSSSWPSTLVKVILYIGFSVVAGVLLFYIALYRGKVDEKLRRRTVQALTVGIGLLLIGFLLFLPVQVQIYTGGNGLDFDAMKQLIQTSTIGHLWLIQLGSLLLLIVSFVVIIRKQWMERVWIWLVSLCFFLVILFAKAMQGHAAGSPDKTIAIPMDFLHLLSASAWVGGILVLFFLLAKQKLAKETWNRFSPYAAGFVAVIIVSGLLMSVMNIGSMTKLFTTEYGKVILLKVALFLVMGALGLVHYLYMRQTGRQLSAKTIIAEFGIGIAILGVAAFLTNVQTPPPAPPEAFSEKVAVKSGYVTLKIAPAIVGENTFMVVFTDEDGQVRSDFQQVRLTAVPNGGKKESEFQAVKDKQDVYVATGLYLNATGRWEIKIHALGNDFSEIDTSFTIKIKQ, from the coding sequence GTGAAGAAATGGAGTTTATGGGGCATTAGCTTATTTGCAGTTGTGCTGTTCTTGTTTACTTCGCCAACAGCCGTTGAGGCACATGCGTATTTGCAAAGTTCGAATCCTGCAGATCAGTCGGAACTTGCCAAATCACCAGACAAAGTGGTGTTGACTTTTACGGAGATGATCCAAAATGAATATCCTTCTATTATTGTGCGAGATTCGGAAGGGAAACGTGTCGAGGATGGAAAAGCGTATATCAACAAGGAGAACGATCATGTTGTGGAAGTCGGTCTCGCGAGTTCGCTTCCAGCAGATATTTATAGTGCGGAGTGGCGTGTCGTTTCAGCAGATGGGCATCCTGTTTCTGGTGTTATTTCTTTTAAAATAGGGAACGTAGATAAGAACTTTACAGCAAGTGCGGTGGGGAAAAGCGATAGTTCTTCTTGGCCAAGTACACTTGTGAAGGTAATCTTGTACATAGGTTTTAGTGTAGTGGCAGGAGTTCTGCTGTTTTATATCGCTTTATATCGTGGAAAAGTAGATGAAAAACTGCGTAGGAGAACTGTTCAAGCATTGACTGTTGGAATTGGATTGTTGCTGATTGGCTTCTTGTTATTTTTGCCGGTACAAGTTCAAATTTATACGGGTGGAAATGGTTTGGATTTTGATGCGATGAAGCAGTTGATTCAAACCTCAACGATTGGACACTTGTGGCTGATTCAGCTGGGTTCGCTATTATTGCTGATTGTGAGTTTTGTCGTGATAATTCGAAAACAGTGGATGGAGCGCGTATGGATTTGGCTCGTATCACTTTGCTTTTTCTTGGTGATTTTATTTGCGAAAGCGATGCAGGGTCATGCGGCTGGTAGTCCTGATAAGACAATCGCGATTCCGATGGATTTCTTGCATCTCCTCAGCGCCTCGGCGTGGGTTGGTGGCATTTTAGTCCTGTTTTTCTTGTTGGCGAAGCAGAAACTGGCGAAGGAGACTTGGAATCGGTTTAGTCCTTATGCAGCGGGATTTGTCGCGGTAATTATCGTTAGTGGGCTGCTGATGAGTGTCATGAATATTGGCTCGATGACAAAGCTATTCACAACGGAATATGGGAAGGTTATTTTGCTAAAAGTGGCGCTTTTTCTAGTCATGGGTGCGCTGGGTTTGGTACATTATTTGTATATGCGACAAACGGGGCGGCAACTGTCCGCGAAAACGATTATCGCAGAGTTTGGCATTGGTATCGCAATTTTAGGTGTAGCAGCCTTTTTAACAAATGTTCAAACGCCACCACCAGCGCCGCCAGAAGCTTTTTCTGAGAAGGTAGCGGTGAAATCGGGTTATGTCACTTTGAAAATTGCACCGGCGATTGTGGGTGAAAACACGTTTATGGTCGTATTTACGGATGAGGATGGGCAAGTACGTTCAGATTTCCAACAAGTGAGGTTAACAGCTGTTCCAAATGGTGGAAAGAAGGAAAGTGAGTTTCAAGCGGTCAAAGATAAACAAGACGTATATGTGGCCACTGGTTTGTATTTGAATGCGACGGGACGCTGGGAAATAAAGATTCACGCACTTGGAAATGATTTTTCAGAGATAGATACAAGTTTTACCATCAAAATAAAACAGTAG
- a CDS encoding GntR family transcriptional regulator yields MIDKSSGIPIYIQIQGEIKQKIEDGIWQVGKAIPAERQLAEMFHVSRMTVRQAIQGLVDDSILQRRVGAGTFIAEKKMTEHLEAVTSFTNLMIHEGKTPSSRIVSYGIRPASTQEREALQLPENSNVMKIERIRYGDKIPILFEVVVVPENIASLLNKEDIMDSLYEAILSKLGQNIGEAEQIMEAALVSEKVAPYLDVKMGSPVMKLRQITFLQDGRPFEFTRSQYVGNRFQFVARVKQ; encoded by the coding sequence ATGATAGATAAGTCGTCGGGGATACCGATTTATATTCAAATTCAAGGTGAGATTAAACAAAAAATTGAAGATGGTATATGGCAAGTTGGGAAGGCAATTCCTGCGGAGCGCCAGTTAGCCGAAATGTTTCATGTGAGCAGAATGACGGTCCGCCAAGCGATACAGGGCCTTGTTGATGATTCTATTTTACAGCGCCGTGTTGGGGCGGGAACTTTTATTGCCGAGAAAAAGATGACAGAGCATTTAGAAGCGGTTACAAGTTTTACGAATTTAATGATTCATGAAGGTAAAACGCCATCGTCACGGATTGTTTCTTACGGGATTAGACCAGCGAGTACGCAAGAGCGAGAGGCGTTGCAGCTTCCTGAAAATAGTAATGTCATGAAAATAGAACGTATCCGGTACGGTGATAAAATACCGATTTTGTTTGAAGTGGTGGTTGTTCCTGAAAATATCGCGTCACTATTGAATAAAGAAGATATCATGGATTCATTATATGAAGCTATTTTATCCAAACTAGGTCAGAATATTGGCGAAGCGGAACAAATCATGGAAGCCGCGCTAGTGTCCGAAAAGGTGGCACCGTATTTAGATGTGAAGATGGGATCACCAGTAATGAAACTGCGCCAGATCACATTTTTACAAGATGGTAGGCCGTTTGAATTTACACGTTCGCAATATGTTGGGAATCGATTCCAATTTGTTGCGAGAGTAAAACAATAG
- a CDS encoding MOSC domain-containing protein, which yields MNGRVVGLAIGEPAEMELGNGKKMMTGIVKQQVEKAMLTQYGFVNDGPHNLRHHGGPDRTVCIYPAEHYERWNEQFGISLPNAAFGENLTVTGMLEKDICIGDVFRIGQSIIQVTEARNPCNTIGKRNELSELFKEVRNTGFTGYLCRTIEVGEISVGDKVECIERPDDLITVAFCHDKILHGHGDQEDLIRILEVEALAERYRFDVETRLINMVTY from the coding sequence ATGAATGGAAGAGTGGTTGGTTTAGCAATTGGCGAGCCCGCAGAGATGGAACTGGGCAACGGGAAAAAGATGATGACGGGAATCGTGAAACAACAAGTAGAAAAAGCGATGTTAACGCAATATGGTTTTGTTAATGATGGACCGCATAACTTGAGGCATCATGGAGGACCGGATCGGACTGTATGTATCTATCCAGCGGAGCATTATGAACGGTGGAATGAACAATTTGGTATTTCTTTGCCGAATGCTGCGTTTGGTGAGAATTTAACTGTAACGGGAATGCTCGAAAAAGATATTTGTATAGGTGATGTGTTTCGAATTGGTCAATCGATTATTCAAGTGACAGAAGCGCGTAATCCGTGTAATACAATCGGGAAAAGAAATGAATTATCTGAATTATTCAAAGAAGTTAGAAATACCGGCTTTACAGGATATCTTTGTCGAACGATTGAGGTTGGCGAAATTTCTGTGGGCGATAAAGTGGAGTGTATTGAACGGCCAGACGATTTAATAACCGTTGCTTTTTGTCATGATAAAATTCTTCATGGTCACGGGGACCAAGAAGATTTGATTCGTATTTTGGAAGTAGAGGCGTTGGCGGAGCGCTATCGTTTTGACGTGGAGACGCGTTTAATTAATATGGTTACATACTAG
- a CDS encoding YcnI family copper-binding membrane protein: MKKLIGVLMAGLMLVVSPVLASAHVSVAPTESTTGAWETYTVKVPVEKDSATIKLVVKIPTGVAFQSYEPVPGWNVAVNKADSTVTWTAAGKGIQNGEFQRFSFIAQNPDKAGAVNWNAYQYYQDGSIVEWTGDADADYPHATTTISKAASESAADSHGKKATESDEKTEDSKNPSVVQWVSLGIAILALVIAVWSFLVRRKK, encoded by the coding sequence ATGAAGAAATTAATTGGCGTTTTAATGGCGGGCTTGATGCTCGTAGTATCACCAGTATTGGCTAGTGCACATGTGAGTGTGGCACCAACGGAATCGACGACGGGAGCTTGGGAGACATATACGGTGAAAGTACCAGTCGAAAAAGATAGCGCAACGATCAAGCTTGTCGTTAAAATTCCGACGGGTGTCGCATTTCAATCGTATGAGCCTGTTCCTGGTTGGAATGTGGCAGTGAACAAGGCGGATAGTACGGTAACCTGGACGGCTGCTGGGAAAGGCATTCAAAATGGTGAGTTCCAGCGGTTTAGTTTTATAGCGCAGAATCCAGATAAGGCTGGGGCTGTGAATTGGAATGCGTATCAGTATTACCAAGACGGTTCGATTGTGGAGTGGACAGGGGATGCGGACGCGGATTATCCGCATGCCACAACAACAATTTCAAAAGCAGCGTCAGAAAGTGCGGCAGATTCTCATGGCAAGAAAGCGACAGAAAGCGATGAAAAAACAGAGGATAGTAAGAATCCATCTGTGGTACAATGGGTTTCACTGGGGATTGCTATTTTAGCGCTTGTTATTGCTGTGTGGAGTTTTCTTGTGAGACGTAAGAAATAA
- the nagA gene encoding N-acetylglucosamine-6-phosphate deacetylase has protein sequence MTSKVIKNAVIYTGESVIAEGFVRFDKEVTEVGPMTSYQEQANEEVIDAKGQKLVPGFIDVHTHGGYSFDVMDADPEKLKKQMHKMIGEGLTTIFPTTMTQSNENIEKALRVIDEVAKEVPVIGGIHLEGPFVSPVFKGAQPEEYITEPDLELFKKWYKASGERIKLVTYAPEHSTSPAFEDLCIELGVVPSVGHSNACRAQLIHSKASHATHMYNACRPLHHREPGVVGHVMLEKNIQAELIVDGIHVHPDMIKLAYNVKGSEHINIITDSMRAKGMPDGDYELGGQKVYVKDRQARLEDGTLAGSVLKYDDAFRNMIKFAGCTMEEAVLMSSVNQAKEFKLDKKGGIAVGKDADFNLLNDALEIQATYSFGEKHIN, from the coding sequence ATGACTTCAAAAGTAATCAAGAACGCAGTAATATACACAGGCGAATCTGTTATCGCGGAGGGTTTTGTAAGGTTCGATAAAGAAGTTACTGAAGTAGGACCTATGACGAGCTATCAAGAACAAGCGAATGAAGAAGTGATTGATGCAAAAGGTCAAAAATTAGTACCAGGATTTATCGACGTCCATACACATGGTGGTTATAGCTTTGACGTTATGGATGCCGATCCTGAGAAATTGAAAAAACAAATGCATAAAATGATCGGAGAAGGACTTACAACTATTTTTCCGACGACGATGACGCAATCCAATGAAAACATTGAAAAAGCATTGCGTGTGATTGACGAAGTTGCCAAGGAAGTTCCTGTAATCGGTGGTATTCACTTAGAAGGGCCGTTCGTGTCGCCAGTGTTTAAAGGAGCGCAACCAGAAGAATATATTACAGAACCTGATTTAGAACTTTTCAAAAAATGGTATAAAGCGAGTGGGGAACGTATTAAATTAGTGACCTATGCGCCAGAACATAGTACTTCTCCGGCTTTTGAAGATTTGTGTATTGAACTTGGTGTGGTGCCTTCTGTCGGGCATTCTAATGCTTGTCGCGCGCAGTTGATTCATAGTAAAGCGAGTCACGCGACGCATATGTATAATGCATGTCGTCCGCTACATCATCGTGAGCCTGGTGTTGTCGGTCATGTGATGCTAGAGAAAAATATTCAAGCGGAGCTGATTGTCGATGGCATCCATGTGCATCCGGATATGATTAAATTGGCGTATAACGTGAAGGGTTCAGAGCACATTAATATTATTACGGATTCAATGCGTGCCAAAGGAATGCCGGATGGTGATTATGAACTTGGTGGTCAAAAAGTTTATGTGAAAGATCGCCAAGCACGTTTAGAAGATGGAACGTTGGCTGGAAGTGTACTCAAATATGATGATGCTTTCCGTAACATGATTAAATTCGCTGGTTGCACGATGGAAGAAGCTGTTCTGATGTCATCGGTTAACCAAGCTAAAGAGTTTAAATTAGATAAAAAAGGTGGCATTGCAGTTGGAAAAGATGCTGACTTTAACCTTTTGAATGATGCGCTAGAAATTCAAGCAACCTATTCATTCGGTGAAAAACATATTAACTAA